The following proteins come from a genomic window of Nostoc sp. ATCC 53789:
- a CDS encoding type II toxin-antitoxin system HicA family toxin: protein MKAVSGKGLCKILERQGWELKRITGSHHIYVKEGVDVILSVPVHSNRDLPIGTLKSIMKDAELTEEDLD, encoded by the coding sequence ATGAAAGCGGTTTCAGGTAAAGGACTTTGTAAAATTTTGGAACGGCAGGGTTGGGAATTGAAACGGATTACTGGCAGTCATCATATTTACGTAAAAGAAGGTGTTGATGTTATCCTCTCCGTTCCGGTTCATAGTAATCGAGATTTACCGATTGGAACTTTGAAAAGCATTATGAAAGATGCTGAACTTACCGAAGAAGATTTGGACTAA
- a CDS encoding type II toxin-antitoxin system HicB family antitoxin, with the protein MKIKAVIWQEDGVWCASVPALPGCHTWGDSYEHLLEMLQDAIQGWLEVASEREELDPEKQLVEISL; encoded by the coding sequence ATGAAAATTAAAGCAGTTATCTGGCAAGAAGACGGTGTGTGGTGTGCTTCTGTACCTGCCCTACCCGGATGCCACACTTGGGGAGACAGCTATGAACATTTGTTAGAGATGTTGCAAGATGCAATTCAAGGTTGGTTGGAAGTTGCTAGCGAAAGAGAAGAACTTGACCCGGAGAAACAGTTGGTTGAAATATCGCTATGA
- a CDS encoding Uma2 family endonuclease, whose protein sequence is MLNYNPLHCLPSSEELPDSNDTPVDNEVQNLIPSLLKTTLALVWCDRWDWFFGVDMGIYYHPDKPAIVPDGFLSLGVKRVIDEDLRLSYVLWEEKKLPILALEVVSQIYREEHSSKKELYAKELGILYYVVYSPLRRKKTPLEVYHLVDGEYILMSGNPVWLPEIGLGIGRERGIYQGIVREWLYWYDEEGQKLLTPEERIREAEERAAFEEERRVEAEQKVKMLIERLNALGVDPESLS, encoded by the coding sequence ATGTTAAACTACAATCCGCTACATTGTTTGCCATCTTCCGAAGAGCTACCCGACTCAAATGATACCCCTGTGGATAATGAAGTCCAAAATTTAATTCCCAGCTTGCTGAAAACGACACTGGCTTTAGTTTGGTGCGATCGTTGGGATTGGTTTTTTGGCGTTGATATGGGTATTTATTATCACCCAGACAAACCAGCCATTGTCCCTGATGGGTTTCTCAGCTTAGGAGTTAAACGTGTAATTGATGAGGATTTACGCCTAAGTTATGTGCTGTGGGAAGAAAAAAAGCTGCCAATTTTAGCACTAGAAGTTGTTTCTCAAATATATCGGGAAGAACATAGCAGCAAGAAAGAACTCTATGCCAAAGAATTAGGAATTTTGTACTATGTTGTGTATAGTCCCCTTCGCCGGAAAAAGACACCTTTGGAGGTGTATCACCTAGTTGATGGGGAATATATCTTAATGTCAGGAAATCCCGTTTGGCTACCAGAAATTGGTTTAGGAATTGGGCGAGAACGGGGAATTTATCAAGGTATAGTCCGGGAATGGTTGTATTGGTATGACGAAGAAGGGCAAAAATTGCTGACACCAGAAGAACGCATTAGAGAAGCGGAAGAACGCGCAGCTTTTGAAGAAGAGCGACGAGTGGAAGCAGAACAAAAAGTGAAAATGTTAATTGAAAGGTTGAATGCGCTTGGTGTTGATCCAGAAAGTTTGTCGTAG